GTGGAGAAGCAGAATTCCCGCACCATCACCAGCGCGATGCGCGGCGTCTTCGCCGACTGTCCCATGACCCGCGAGGAGTTCCTGCGCCTGACGCTTCCGCGGGGGTGATCTACGCCTTCCACCCGGCGCCCGAGAGCCGTCGATCGAGGTCGTACGCGGCGCTGATCAGGGCGAGGTGGGTGAACGCCTGGGGGAAGTTCCCCAGGTGCTCGCCCCGCGGCCCGAGCTCTTCGGCGTAGAGGCCCAGGTGGTTCGCGTAGCCGAGCATCTTCTCGAAGTAGAAGCGCGCCTTCTGGATATCTCCCGCCCGGGAGAGACACTCCACGTACCAGAAGGAGCAGATCGAGAATGTCCCCTCGGTTCCCGCCAGCCCGTCCACCTCCTTTCCCACGATCTCGTAGCGGTGCACCAGCGAGTCGTCCACCAACCGTCGTTCCACCGCCTGCAGGGTGGAGAGCCACCGCGGGTCGGTGGGCGAGACGAAGCGCACCAGCGGCATGAGTAGACAGGCGGCATCCAGGCGTTTGGAGCCCAGGTGACCGACAAAGGCCTGCTCCTCCGGGTCCCAGAAATGCTCCCAGATGTCCCGGTAGATCTCGTTGCGCACGTTTCGCCAGCGCACGAGGTCCGCCGGGAAGGAGCGCTTCACCGCCAGGCGTATTCCCCGATCGATCGCAACCCAGCACATCAGTCGCGAGATCAGGAAATGGCGGCGCACGCTGCGCACCTCCCAGATCCCCTCGTCCGGCCGGTTCCAGTTGTCGCACACCCAATCCACGATCTGCTCGATTCTCCCCCATAGGTCGTGATGGGTCGGCTCGCCGTACTTGTCGTACATGTAGAGGGAGTCGAGCAACTCACCGTAGATGTCGAGCTGTAGCTGATCGAAGGCGGCGTTGCCGATCCGCACGGGGCGGGAGCCGCGGTACCCCTCGAGGTGATCGAGCGTTGTCTCACTGAGGTCGGCGCGGCCATCGATGCCGTACACGATCTGCAGCGCCCCCGGGTCTTCCCGCGCCTCGGTTCGCTGCACCAGCCAGCGGATGAAATCGCGGGTTTCCTCCACCAGCCCCAGACGGATGAGCGCGTACAGGGTGAAGGAAGCGTCGCGGATCCAGGTGTAGCGGTAGTCCCAGTTACGCACCCCGCCTACGTCTTCGGGGAGGCCGAAGGTCGGCGCGGCGACGAACGACCCGGTCCACCGCGAGTGGAGCAGCTTGAGAGTCAGCGCCGAGCGGCGCACGATGTCCAGCCACCGCCCGCGGTAAGTGGACTGTCCGATCCAGGTCCGCCAATAGTTCACCGTGTCCTTGAAGGACGAGGAGATGTAGGCCTCGTCGAGGCCAGCTACCGGTCTGTCCGGGAGGACCTGCTCCAGCACGAAGGGCACGGACTCGCCCGCGTTCAGGGTGAACTCCGCGATCACCTCGTCCCCTTCTATCTCCAGCGCCACCGGCGTCGAGAGTCGCAGGGCGGTCCCTTCCTCGCTCTCGAAGACCACTCCATGCTCCACGCTCACCACCTTGTGCCCCGCCCGCGCGTAAT
The sequence above is drawn from the Longimicrobiaceae bacterium genome and encodes:
- a CDS encoding glycoside hydrolase family 15 protein — protein: MADTSYPPIEAHGIIGDLQTAALVGMDGTIDFLCLPAFDSPSVFAALLDGRQGGAFELRPALNEANHTQLYLPDTNVLLTRFLSADGVAEITDFMPVHPDPHPSRIVRRIKMVRGQTRVRMRCAPRFDYARAGHKVVSVEHGVVFESEEGTALRLSTPVALEIEGDEVIAEFTLNAGESVPFVLEQVLPDRPVAGLDEAYISSSFKDTVNYWRTWIGQSTYRGRWLDIVRRSALTLKLLHSRWTGSFVAAPTFGLPEDVGGVRNWDYRYTWIRDASFTLYALIRLGLVEETRDFIRWLVQRTEAREDPGALQIVYGIDGRADLSETTLDHLEGYRGSRPVRIGNAAFDQLQLDIYGELLDSLYMYDKYGEPTHHDLWGRIEQIVDWVCDNWNRPDEGIWEVRSVRRHFLISRLMCWVAIDRGIRLAVKRSFPADLVRWRNVRNEIYRDIWEHFWDPEEQAFVGHLGSKRLDAACLLMPLVRFVSPTDPRWLSTLQAVERRLVDDSLVHRYEIVGKEVDGLAGTEGTFSICSFWYVECLSRAGDIQKARFYFEKMLGYANHLGLYAEELGPRGEHLGNFPQAFTHLALISAAYDLDRRLSGAGWKA